One Penaeus vannamei isolate JL-2024 chromosome 38, ASM4276789v1, whole genome shotgun sequence genomic window, taaaataacaataataataataagaaaaaaaaaatggatgtgaACATGTGCATCTATGTGTTTATGAGCCTCGGCACAAATGACCAGATAATAGCATCTGGCGAGGTAGACGGAGTTTTAGATgtctgtttatgttgtttttagtCATACATCCACTTACACATaccggcacacacacataatttaggTAAAAGTGTAAATAGCATACATAAAATTGTTGGTGTACCTATGTCGATATATTGCAGACATATTTTAATGCCTGCAATATTTGAGATGTAAGATCATAGAGATTAGGGCAGTGTGTCTGGGATAGTGGTTCGCCATTTGGTGGTAAATTATGAAACATTTTAAAGGGAGGGagtaatggagaaaaagaagagagaaattcgGGAAACTGAGAGACAGCAGACAATGGGATATCGTATAAAGTACTGTTGCAGTACTGAAttacttttcagttttttttaatatcctCGCATGAACGTGAATATGATTTCATGAAAGGGGATTACAGATTGATATGCCCAATCATATTGGCTGGGAAGCTTGAAAAGGAATCGCTGCTCTAAGGGGAAACTACGACCAAGTCATTAATCGTAAGGAAATCCTccacaaacaaaaggaaaaacggaACACAAGTTCATTCCCAAGGAACCAAACTCAGCCGGCCTGTCCAAGGGATCATGGTTACATATCGACATGGTTACTATTAACCATTTACTAATATTTTCCCACTTTCTGTCAGTCAGCATGAAGGTCCTCGCCGCTCTCCTGGCTCTGTGTGGCGTGGCCGCCGCCAACTCCGCCTTCCGCTTATCCGACGGCTACCTCGACGTCCTCGGCGCTGAGCCCGTTCAGGCCTTCGACTGTGCCGGTCGAAGCTACGGCTATTACGCCGACGTCAGCAGCGACTGCCGAGTGTTCCACGTGTGCCTGCCCGTGGCTGACGACCTGGGCGACGTGCTCGAGACcgcccacttctccttcttctgcggcAACCAGACCGTGTTCAGCCAGGAGTCCCTCACCTGCGCCCACCCCGAGGAGGCCTTCCCCTGCGACCAGGCCGAGACCCTCTTCGACTCCGTCAACGCTCTCTTCGGCGTCATTCCcgaagaaaaataatcatgatagtgttAAACAATTGTTATGTAACAGAAGCAATAAACCGACTACATTAAATATCCATTAACTTCTCATTCACGAAGAAATATGAATCATGCACTTTATCGACTTGAAGTAAAATAGTTGATATCTATAAACCAttgttcttttccattatctacATGTAACAATTTGGAAAATAGCTTTCCCGAATTGATTATAACATCTGGCTTATAGGAATTTTCACTATTCAACAAAATTAAGTATCATGTAACTTTTAGAATGTCACAAATAAGATAGCATCTTAAAAAATAGTAGGGAAGGTGGTTTTGAAACTACGATTTTCACAGTCGAGCCATTGGCACCTTTAGCTCCGTAAAGTGTAGCCTGGTGCAGTCTTGCTTAAGTCGACGTCACTGTACCGGATGGTCCTCATATACCAGGGCAGCGTAACAAAAGcagaaacacataaataaacacttaGTACACTTGCACATACGCACAGCTAACGAAAGTTTCAttccctcctcattttttttcgttttttttcgttttttttttcttttttttattgttaccatcctTTGACAATATTCTGGTACTTACTCGGCGAAAAATGGCCGCACTCCTCTCCATTGAAGACAGTTGCTCTGCTCGCTGAAGCACTTACAAtgcacaaacatatttatatcaatTGATTTATTTAATCTCATGTTcaacttatttttcctttctttttggaaTGAAACTTCAGCGGTCCGGTTTGAAGTTCCCGGGGAGTCGTTCAGATGCTCGACCACTTAGTATCCTTCCTCATCGTATTCCAGGAAGGTGTAGAGGGAGACACTGAAGGATCTAAGCCACACTTTCAGGTCGTTATTGGTCCTTTTTGGCCCTTAAAGGAGGATGGGGCCGTAGGAGTCCTGATCCACTGCTTCTTCAAGGAACTGGGGAATTGGTGGCCTTCCTCGGAATTCCGGCTCCCCAGGCAAAGCCTCTCCAAGACTGGGGGTGTGTGGCTCCTGGGCGTAaatgagtgtatatgcatatgtgtttgtatataatatatacatatatacattatatatatatatatatatatatatatatatatatatatatatatatatatatgtatatgtatatatatatatatatatatatatatatatatatatatatatatatatatatatatatatatatatatatgtatatgtatatatatatatatatatatatatatatatatatacacacacacacacacacacacacacacacatacacacacaaacacaaactcatgcatataaatacgcgcgcgcacgcacacacacacacacacacacacacacacacacacacacacacacacacacacatatatatatatatatatatatatatatatatatatatagatatagatatagatatatatatatatactctttttttgtgtgtgtctatctttatgtatatttgcatatatacatgtgtttatatatatatgcataaatttgtaGGCTTATTTctgcttgtgttcgtgtgtgtgtttaccttctGATATTAAGTGCAAATTAGAGGCTATGAATCTGTAAATACAATTTGCAACTAAGAGAAAATTGCTTCTCACGAGAAAAGTGACGTCATCGCGGACGACGTTGCAGACCCCAAAGAAGACGCCAACCAAGTCGCTCAAGGTCGTTCGGCGCATGAGAGGCTTAGGGTCTTTCACCCGCGTGGCAATTCCCTTTTATTGCTGGGATATTGCTGTCTGGAGATCATCAGTGGCATTCGCGCATCACGGTGCAAAAGTAATCACTCACGACAGAATAACTGCTAAGATTTATGAGGATAAGTATCAGATATTTGCAAAGTTCTGGTTCAGATCGATTGATTTATCTGTCGGATGACATTCGTGGAATAACTTAGATAGGTTTGATTCATAGATATAAGAGTTCGTGCGATAGGTATCCATGTAGAGTATATGCCAgttgatatacacatatgtacactgaACATCGCATATTAGACAGAAATAAATCCTGCACACTTGAAGATatagagaaaagcgaagagaaagaaggaatgaaccaagaaaaagagaatagcagacaaataaaaagactaACAAATCAAATTTTCCAGATATTCAATGATGAATTTCAAGGCCAACTAGGCTGTAACTCTCCTTGATTctccttaatcatcatcatcgatgccattcttattcatacccttactgtcatcatcatgattatataaaTAGGCATGGAACGTTGCTATAGAAACGAAaagtatgatatatgatatttattaatCTCATTTTTTAAGAAAGTCTAAATAACATTCACTTCAGGTAATATCTAAAAGCAACAAAGCAAATTCTAATATCATATGGTTTTTGATGAAAATGCGTAAGTAACGTAAATTATAATCAGGCCATATTTAATAGTCAAAAAACTTTTCAATAGAATCTTAACAGTACCTGCGATACGTTTAGTAAACCGCTGCCCATATTAAACATATTCCATACATAATACAGCTCATACCAAATGATacccaaatacacaaatacaagtcTACCGCATTCTACAGTTACGGAAGACAGGCATAACCTATACTTAAATTCCCTGTTTATCCTGACAAGAAGCGCCTAATTACCTGTAAGTCCCTACACGTCACCTTCAGCTGCATGCCAAGTGGAGAGGAAAGTATATAAGGGGCACGAGCGCTCCGTGGGCACTCACTCTCTCGCCAGACGCCGCCAGTGTACAGCCAGTAAGTGTGGGGAACAAGGTCATTGTCGCCTCGGCGCAGGAGACAGGGTCAGAGCACCAGGCGAGGTGGGCGGAGTTTTAGAAGATACAAGTTTATGTTGCGTTTAGTCCTACatcaatatagatacacacgcttatgtatatatatacatacagtaatatatatagatgcatatatatatgtctgtgtgtatccttataacggtgtctgtgtatatatataacggtgtgtgagtgtatgtttgtatataacggtgtgtgtgaaatataaataaatgatcgCGCTTCAGTGATATTTCTCCAT contains:
- the LOC113802385 gene encoding U-scoloptoxin(01)-Cw1a-like translates to MKVLAALLALCGVAAANSAFRLSDGYLDVLGAEPVQAFDCAGRSYGYYADVSSDCRVFHVCLPVADDLGDVLETAHFSFFCGNQTVFSQESLTCAHPEEAFPCDQAETLFDSVNALFGVIPEEK